The following proteins are co-located in the Candidatus Zixiibacteriota bacterium genome:
- a CDS encoding T9SS type A sorting domain-containing protein → GEWAQGILARAKPMGSILNNCNLVEVGLIDSQTIEFIDSVTGEYDPNWIEAAVFEHTQTGDNYFMLVNRRLLSSEENEVTVYLQPGGSNGSTNYAIIDQSSNDTVIAYGHSTCSFTATLQPGEGYLYKLENVGLFGSLSGCLANCEIGGDIVVDSDDTLAIWSATDSSISYVQFHSRDWLSAGADVDKPEIIVKGLLQFENQAMLKSANDSVGSWYGIRVVDNGRLENLYFSKVLIQDAYLGISFEDTSSGHFTLGIQNDEHSFIIEDCEVGGMFLASSDVTFEDYDDPDFNCHEPVRIRNIVDGYGIRVSGDDVYDFNHLVSVENCKYGMYLGGLGGTIEGVRIHSTSDSCLYGIFHQAGSASDTLKIRESVIEGSYSAGIHSVGKTSTDITDCALYADGANMEIGVYSYVMGSFNMRSTKIIQAETGIWATSTKADFGSASDSGLNSVYIDTSEANSRCVHFSGLGTLNAQYNYWGQWPIPDSSKFESGGLGSIAFTPALSEGPASFWDCGPYDPEADYNCQFEPGLPGTPSKITALDEEEQVPLEFSLSNSYPNPFNPSCRIDYSLAKSCIVEIVVYNILGQRVRTLVNDERPAGPNTVIWDGKNEQGGDVASGLYFYKMRAADFTKTQKMMLLK, encoded by the coding sequence AAGGAGAATGGGCGCAAGGGATTCTTGCTCGTGCAAAACCGATGGGGTCCATCCTCAACAACTGTAATCTTGTCGAAGTCGGGCTGATTGACAGCCAAACAATCGAATTCATTGACAGTGTCACCGGTGAATACGATCCCAATTGGATTGAAGCAGCTGTATTCGAGCATACGCAGACGGGCGACAATTACTTCATGCTGGTCAACAGGAGATTACTGTCGAGTGAGGAAAACGAAGTCACTGTATACCTGCAGCCGGGAGGCAGTAATGGTTCCACTAACTACGCAATAATCGATCAATCATCAAATGACACGGTCATTGCGTATGGACACAGTACATGCTCATTTACTGCAACGCTTCAACCCGGAGAGGGATATCTTTACAAGCTCGAAAACGTAGGCTTATTTGGAAGCCTTTCTGGATGTCTGGCTAACTGTGAAATCGGGGGTGATATAGTCGTCGATTCAGATGACACTCTGGCCATTTGGTCAGCAACAGACAGCAGCATATCCTACGTTCAGTTCCACAGTAGGGACTGGCTTTCAGCTGGTGCTGATGTTGATAAACCAGAGATCATCGTGAAGGGGCTATTGCAGTTTGAAAACCAAGCTATGTTGAAATCCGCCAATGACTCAGTCGGATCCTGGTACGGTATCAGAGTTGTGGACAACGGTAGGCTCGAAAACCTCTATTTCTCCAAGGTCCTAATTCAGGACGCCTATTTGGGCATCAGCTTTGAGGATACATCCTCCGGGCATTTCACTCTCGGAATTCAGAATGATGAGCACTCATTCATCATCGAGGATTGTGAGGTGGGGGGGATGTTTTTAGCTTCAAGTGATGTGACTTTTGAGGATTACGATGACCCCGACTTCAATTGCCATGAACCTGTCCGTATAAGGAACATCGTGGACGGGTATGGGATCAGAGTTTCTGGAGACGATGTTTATGATTTCAACCATCTGGTATCTGTCGAGAACTGCAAATATGGAATGTATTTGGGCGGCCTCGGAGGAACAATTGAGGGTGTTCGGATCCACAGCACTTCTGACAGTTGCCTGTACGGGATTTTTCATCAAGCAGGCAGTGCCTCGGACACTCTGAAGATAAGAGAGTCTGTCATAGAAGGTAGCTATAGTGCTGGTATCCACTCGGTAGGCAAGACATCGACGGACATCACGGATTGTGCTCTTTATGCAGACGGAGCTAACATGGAGATAGGAGTGTACTCGTACGTGATGGGTTCGTTCAACATGCGCTCCACGAAGATCATTCAGGCAGAAACTGGCATTTGGGCAACAAGCACTAAAGCAGATTTTGGAAGTGCATCTGATTCCGGGCTCAATAGTGTATATATCGATACATCAGAGGCGAATTCCAGATGCGTGCACTTCTCTGGACTAGGAACTCTCAATGCACAGTACAATTACTGGGGACAATGGCCCATCCCGGATTCCAGCAAGTTCGAGTCAGGAGGATTGGGAAGTATTGCATTTACTCCGGCTTTAAGCGAAGGGCCAGCTTCTTTTTGGGACTGTGGCCCATACGATCCTGAAGCTGACTATAACTGCCAATTTGAACCAGGACTTCCTGGAACACCGTCGAAGATAACTGCCCTTGACGAAGAAGAACAGGTTCCGCTTGAGTTCTCCCTTTCAAACAGCTATCCCAATCCATTCAATCCCTCATGCCGAATAGACTACTCTCTTGCCAAATCCTGCATTGTGGAGATAGTCGTTTACAACATTCTAGGGCAGAGAGTAAGAACACTCGTGAATGATGAGCGACCC